ACAGTGCCACCAAACCAGCTTTTAGGGAATGAATGCTCACGGTTGTAGCAATCGGCTTCACTGTTATACGTACCACACTGATCGCTCACCGGGGTGTAAGTGTAACTGTCGTTACCATTTGGTTTTTCACTATACATATCTAAAATACTATTATCGTTTTCAAAGTATTTATCACGGGCTGAGGTATCATAAAAGTTCCAAATAGCCGAATATCCTTGCGAGCTGTGATTTTTAATAATGTTATAAAGCTCAGTTTTTAGCGCATAACCAGATAAACCTTGCGTTGTTACGTAGTAACCTGTTGGAGTAGGGTTAGAGCCGCCGCCCGTATCACCGCTATCGCCCAATTCGAAGGTTGTACTTTCTGTGTTATTAAAACTTGCGCCACTGGCAAGTGTGGTGCTGCCTTGGGTGAGGGCATAATTTCCATTACCTACATTACAGCACATACCGTCGCCGTAGCTGTCACTTATAACTAGGGTATATGCGCCATCAGTTAAACATAACTGCTCATTGTATTGTGTATTAGAGGCATATCCACTGCCACTAGCTACGCTGCTACCTTGGCTGTTGTTAACTACCCAGCTGGTTTCGCTCCCGTAGTTATCGGTATTGAGTGTTAAAGTAAGGCTGTAGTCGTTACAGCTGCCTGAAGCGCCGCCATCGGTATTGGGTAAAAAGTTATCCACGTAAACGGTTTCATTGCCATCAAAGCCGCTTATATCGTAAAAACGTAAACCCACATTAATTGTTTTGTTACTGCTTGGCGTATAGCTGTGGCTAATAGTTTGCCATTGATTTGTTTGCGCTTGGTTTGAGTAGCCTTGATAGCCATCTACATACAGGCGGGCTCTTATATTCCCTTCAGTGTGATATACATCCACTGAAAAATCATATGTTTTACCAGCCTCCACACTCACTTGCTGTAGTAAATCAGTGTTGCTTTGCGAGCCTGTTGTTACATTAACAGCTGCTGCGCTACTTCCGACTTTAACAGTGCTGGTTGAGCGCGCTAAGCTAATACCGCTGTCAATTGTTGTCCACGCGTCAGGGGTATTCCCTGTCCACTGTTCAAAGCCACCATTAGTAACATTGGCCATTGCAGGAGCAGCGGCAATCAGTAATGCTGTGCTAAGTAACTTATTTTTGTATGTCCCGTGTGACATGATTGTTCCTATTTTTATAGTTGAGTAAATAACATACACTATCTGTATAAAGTTACAAATTTGTTAAATACAAAATTAATAAAATAGCAATAATAAGCCTTTAAGCTGTTTTTGAAGGTCTTAATATAAATTAATAACTAAATGGAATAACAAAGCAGATTCTATTCTTTTTTTATCACCGCATAGCCCGCTATCCTGCACACTAATAAAACCTCAAGCAGAGCTACTCTGGGTGAGGTAAAACTCATTTTGAACAGCACTTAATGTTGGCTGTCAGTAATTTTCAGGGTTATGGGGAACAAATTCATGTTGTTAGGTCAACTTAACGCAGCGGCAAGCCCGCTATCGCAAGAGCAAGTACAAAAGCTGCAAGGCTTAGTGGCAGAACTTAATCCGATTCAGCAAGCGTGGGTAAGTGGTTACTTAGCTGCAAATGCAAACGCGTCAGCTCTTGGTGGGCAAGCTCCCACTGCGGCTGCAAGCGATGCTGCGCCACTAACTATTTTGTATGGTTCGCAAACGGGTAACGCAAAAGGTGTGGCAACTAAGCTTAAAGAACAAGCTGAATCGCGCGGTTTAGCTGTAAAACTTGTGAGCATGGCAGACTACAAACCTACAGCCCTGAAAAAAGAAAAGTTTTTAACCGTTGTTGTCTCTACCTACGGTGAGGGTGAACCACCTGAAGATGCTGAAACCCTATATGAATTTTTAACCACCAAAAAAGCGCCTAAGCTTGATGGTGTTAAAGTAGCAGTACTGGGTTTAGGCGACTCTAGTTATGAGTTTTTCTGCCAAACAGCAAAAGATTTTGAAGAGCGTTTAAACAAACTAGGTGCAGAAACCATTTTTCAACGTGCCGACCTAGACGTTGATTACGATGATGAGGCAGCAACGTGGATCGCCGGTGCACTTGATGCATTTGAACCTGATTTAAATGCACAGCAAGGTGCTGCGGGTGGGCAAGTTGTATCTATGCCATTTGGCGCGCCAACAGCGGCAGCAAGCCAATACACTAAGCAAAACCCATTTGCGGCAGAGCTTGTTACCGTACAAAAAATTACAGGGCGCGATTCTACAAAAGATGTACGCCATGTTGAGATTTCGCTTGAAGGCTCAGACATCACCTACTTACCTGGTGACTCATTAGGCGTGTATTTTTTAAATGATGAAATGCGCGTAGATGAGCTACTAACACACACGCAAATCGATGCAAGTGCACAGGTAAAAGTGGGCGAAGAGTCATTGTCTATTCGCGATGCATTAATCGAAAAGTTAGAGCTTACTCAGTCATACCCAGGCTTTGTAGAAAAATACGCAGTTGCAACGGGCACGCCTGAGCTACTTAAGCTTGTTGAAGATAAAGCTGCTATGCGTGAGTATATTGAACCTCGTCAAATCTTTGATGTAGTGGCACAAAATCCTGCAAAAATAGATGCACAAGCCTTAGTCGATTGCCTACGTAAACTACAAGCGCGCTTATACTCAATCGCTTCAAGCCAAAGCGAGGTTGAAGAAGAGGTGCACTTAACGGTAGGTTTAGTTGAGTTTGACGCCTTTGGCAGCGAACATTTAGGTGGATGCTCTGGTTATTTAGCGCGCCGTGCCGAAGAAGGGTGTAAAGTTAAAGTATTTAGTGAGCACAACGATAACTTCCGTTTACCTAGCGATGATAATACCCCCATTATTATGGTTGGCCCAGGTACCGGTATTGCGCCATTCCGTGCATTTTTACAAGAGCGTGACTCGCGAGAAGCACAAGGCAAAAATTGGCTGTTTTTCGGTAACCCACACTTTACACAAGACTTCTTGTACCAAGTAGAAATCCAAGGTTATTTAAAATCAGGCCTATTAAGCAAAGTTGACGTTGCATTTAGCCGTGACCAAGCCGAAAAAGTATACGTACAAGACAAACTACGCAAAAACTCAAAAGAAATTTTTGAGTGGCTAGAAGCAGGCGCGCATTTTTATGTGTGTGGTGATGCAAACCGCATGGCAAAAGATGTACACAATGCCTTGGTTGATATCATCAGCGAAAACACCGGCAAAAGCTACGAAGACGCAGAGCAATATTTAAAAGACTTACGTAGCGCCAACCGCTATCAGAAAGACGTGTATTAATCACGTTTCTTATTTTATTAACAGCTAGCAGCCGTCACTGTAACAAATTTAGGATTTAAAATGAGCGAACAAGATAAAAACGTAAAACTTTCTGATAACGAACGTTTGAAAAGAGAAAGTAACTTTTTACGTGGCACCATAGAGCAAGACTTAAAAGATGAAATTACCGGTGGTTTTACGGCCGATAACTTCCAACTTATACGTTTTCACGGTATGTACCAGCAAGATGACCGCGATATACGCCCAGAGCGTGCCAAGCAAAAGCTAGAGCCGCTGCACAATGTAATGCTACGTGCACGTATGCCTGGCGGTATTATCAAGCCAGAGCAATGGCTAGCAATTGATAAATTTGCCGATGAAAAAACAAGCTACGGCAGTATCCGTTTAACAACACGTCAAACGTTTCAATTTCATGGCGTATTAAAGCCAAATATTAAAGGCATGCACCAAATGCTTAATAGCGTTGGCATTGACTCTATTGCCACCGCAGGCGATGTAAACCGTAACGTACTATGTACGACTAACCCTGTTGAGTCAGAGTTACACCAAGAAGCTTACGAGTGGGCTGCAAAAATTTCTGAACATTTACTTCCAAAAACGAAAGCGTACGCTGAAATTTGGTTAAATGGCGAAAAGGCAGAAACCACAGAAGAGCCAATTTTAGGCTCTAACTACTTACCGCGTAAGTTTAAAACCACGGTCACTATTCCGCCTAACAACGAAGTTGATGTGCATGCGAATGACTTAAACTTTGTTGCCATTGCCGAGGATGGCAAGCTTGTTGGTTTTAACGTACTTGTAGGTGGTGGCCTTGCTATGACCCACGGTGATACGGCTACGTATCCGCGTAAAGCTGATGATTTTGGTTTTATACCACTTGAGCATACACTGAAAATTGCTGAGCACGTTGTATCAGTGCAGCGCGATTGGGGTAACCGCTCTAACCGTAAAAATGCAAAAACTAAATACACACTAGACCGTGTTGGGTCTGACGTATTTAAAGCAGAAGTAGAAAAACGTGCCGGTGTAAGCTTTGCACCAAGCCGCCCTTATGAGTTTACTCACCGTGGCGATCGTATCGGTTGGGTAGAAGGCATTGATGGCAAGCACCACCTTACGCTTTTTATACAAAGCGGCCGTATTTTAGACTACCCAGGCAAGCCATTAAAAACAGGTTGTCGTAAAATCGCAGAAGTGCACCAAGGTGATATGCGCATGACGGCTAACCAAAACTTAATTATTGCTGGGGTACCTGCCGATCAAAAAGCAGTCATTGAAGAAATTGCTCGTAACCACGGCCTAATTGATGACAAAGACACTGAGCAACGTAAAAACTCAATGGCATGTGTAGCATTACCAACGTGTCCGCTTGCTATGGCTGAGGCTGAGCGTTACTTACCAAGCTTAATTGAAAAAACCGAAGCACTACTTGCTAAACATGGCATACCAGATGACAGCATTATTATGCGTGTTGTAGGTTGCCCTAACGGTTGCGGCCGCGCAATGCTTGCAGAAGCTGGTTTAGTAGGTAAAGGCCCTGGTAAATACAACGTTTATCTTGGCGGAAACTTAGAAGGTACACGCATTCCTAAACTGTACCTAGAAAACGTAGGTGAAGATGTTTACCTAGACGCGTTTGATAAGCTAATTGGCCAGTGGGCAAGTGAGCGAAACGACGGTGAATGTTTTGGTGACTTTGTAATTCGCAAAGGCATCGTTGCTGAAGTAAAAGTTTCAGTAACCGATTTTCACGCTTAATTAAATACCCACGCGGAGCGTGGGTGAGGTTTAAAATTGACCATGAGTGAATTTAAAAACATATTACAGCTTGATAAGCAAAGCCAAGCGGCATTGCTT
The genomic region above belongs to Pseudoalteromonas sp. MM1 and contains:
- a CDS encoding endonuclease; the protein is MSHGTYKNKLLSTALLIAAAPAMANVTNGGFEQWTGNTPDAWTTIDSGISLARSTSTVKVGSSAAAVNVTTGSQSNTDLLQQVSVEAGKTYDFSVDVYHTEGNIRARLYVDGYQGYSNQAQTNQWQTISHSYTPSSNKTINVGLRFYDISGFDGNETVYVDNFLPNTDGGASGSCNDYSLTLTLNTDNYGSETSWVVNNSQGSSVASGSGYASNTQYNEQLCLTDGAYTLVISDSYGDGMCCNVGNGNYALTQGSTTLASGASFNNTESTTFELGDSGDTGGGSNPTPTGYYVTTQGLSGYALKTELYNIIKNHSSQGYSAIWNFYDTSARDKYFENDNSILDMYSEKPNGNDSYTYTPVSDQCGTYNSEADCYNREHSFPKSWFGGTVEPMNSDVHHIYATDGYVNSKRSNFPFGEVASATFTSTNGSKLGSAASSLNYSGTVFEPIDEFKGDFARAYFYMATRYENVIGAWQNNTTASNAVLNGTSNQVFESWVVTMLLNWHNADPVSQMELDRNQAAYEFQGNRNPYIDHPEFVEMIW
- a CDS encoding assimilatory sulfite reductase (NADPH) flavoprotein subunit, with protein sequence MLLGQLNAAASPLSQEQVQKLQGLVAELNPIQQAWVSGYLAANANASALGGQAPTAAASDAAPLTILYGSQTGNAKGVATKLKEQAESRGLAVKLVSMADYKPTALKKEKFLTVVVSTYGEGEPPEDAETLYEFLTTKKAPKLDGVKVAVLGLGDSSYEFFCQTAKDFEERLNKLGAETIFQRADLDVDYDDEAATWIAGALDAFEPDLNAQQGAAGGQVVSMPFGAPTAAASQYTKQNPFAAELVTVQKITGRDSTKDVRHVEISLEGSDITYLPGDSLGVYFLNDEMRVDELLTHTQIDASAQVKVGEESLSIRDALIEKLELTQSYPGFVEKYAVATGTPELLKLVEDKAAMREYIEPRQIFDVVAQNPAKIDAQALVDCLRKLQARLYSIASSQSEVEEEVHLTVGLVEFDAFGSEHLGGCSGYLARRAEEGCKVKVFSEHNDNFRLPSDDNTPIIMVGPGTGIAPFRAFLQERDSREAQGKNWLFFGNPHFTQDFLYQVEIQGYLKSGLLSKVDVAFSRDQAEKVYVQDKLRKNSKEIFEWLEAGAHFYVCGDANRMAKDVHNALVDIISENTGKSYEDAEQYLKDLRSANRYQKDVY
- the cysI gene encoding assimilatory sulfite reductase (NADPH) hemoprotein subunit, which produces MSEQDKNVKLSDNERLKRESNFLRGTIEQDLKDEITGGFTADNFQLIRFHGMYQQDDRDIRPERAKQKLEPLHNVMLRARMPGGIIKPEQWLAIDKFADEKTSYGSIRLTTRQTFQFHGVLKPNIKGMHQMLNSVGIDSIATAGDVNRNVLCTTNPVESELHQEAYEWAAKISEHLLPKTKAYAEIWLNGEKAETTEEPILGSNYLPRKFKTTVTIPPNNEVDVHANDLNFVAIAEDGKLVGFNVLVGGGLAMTHGDTATYPRKADDFGFIPLEHTLKIAEHVVSVQRDWGNRSNRKNAKTKYTLDRVGSDVFKAEVEKRAGVSFAPSRPYEFTHRGDRIGWVEGIDGKHHLTLFIQSGRILDYPGKPLKTGCRKIAEVHQGDMRMTANQNLIIAGVPADQKAVIEEIARNHGLIDDKDTEQRKNSMACVALPTCPLAMAEAERYLPSLIEKTEALLAKHGIPDDSIIMRVVGCPNGCGRAMLAEAGLVGKGPGKYNVYLGGNLEGTRIPKLYLENVGEDVYLDAFDKLIGQWASERNDGECFGDFVIRKGIVAEVKVSVTDFHA